One Dermatophagoides farinae isolate YC_2012a chromosome 1, ASM2471394v1, whole genome shotgun sequence genomic region harbors:
- the Fuca gene encoding alpha-L-fucosidase has product MFGKISLTILLIYYCLSIVSANHYKADWTSIDKRPLPEWFDEAKIGIFIHWGVFSVPSFGTEWFWHSWSSHYKSYDEFMKKNYRPDFTYADFAKDFTTELFDPIEWASIFNKSGARYVVLTSKHHEGYTLWPSNYSFNWNAKDVGPNKDLVGELATAIRNVSLRFGLYHSLFEWYNPLYLRDKKNNFRTDDFVKSKIRPEMEELVNAYHPDVLWSDGEWEAPDTYWKSTDFLAWLYNESPVKDRVVVNDRWGKGTLCKHGGYFTCQDRYNPGVLQTRKWENAMTLDKQSWGFRREAILEDYLTIEELIYTLVKTISCGGNILINVGPTKYGKLVPIFEERLEQLGSWLQINGEAIYETKPWHRQNDSIASNVWYTQRGGDTVYAITLGYPKNGTIILGDVHYDQIESIQLLGTDKRVRISPIKATHNETVIEFPDLNPNDKPRYAFTFKIHYKQ; this is encoded by the coding sequence atgtttggaaaaatttctctCACAATTctgttgatttattattgtttatcaATTGTTTCAGCTAATCATTACAAAGCTGATTGGACATCAATCGATAAACGTCCATTACCTGAATGGTTCGATGAAGCAAAAATTGGTATCTTCATTCATTGGGGTGTATTTTCTGTACCATCATTTGGTACTGAATGGTTTTGGCATTCATGGTCATCTCATTATAAATcgtatgatgaatttatgaaaaaaaattatcgaccAGATTTCACCTATGCTGATTTTGCTAAAGATTTTACAACCGAATTATTTGATCCAATAGAATGGGCGagtattttcaataaatccGGTGCTCGTTACGTTGTATTAACCAGTAAACATCATGAAGGCTATACACTTTGGCCATCCAATTATTCGTTCAATTGGAATGCCAAAGATGTTGGTCCAAACAAAGATTTGGTTGGTGAATTGGCTACAGCCATAAGAAATGTTAGCCTTCGTTTTGGTCTTTATCATTCACTTTTTGAATGGTATAATCCTTTGTATTTGCGTGataaaaagaataatttCCGTACAGACGATTttgtaaaatcaaaaattagaCCTGAAATGGAAGAATTAGTTAATGCCTATCATCCAGATGTACTATGGTCTGATGGTGAATGGGAAGCACCGGATACATATTGGAAAAGTACGGATTTTCTTGCCTGGCTTTACAATGAAAGTCCCGTGAAAGATCGAGTGGTGGTCAATGATCGTTGGGGTAAAGGAACACTATGTAAACATGGTGGTTATTTTACATGTCAGGATCGTTATAATCCTGGAGTGTTACAGACAAGAAAATGGGAAAATGCAATGACTTTGGACAAACAATCATGGGGATTCAGACGTGAAGCGATATTGGAAGATTATTTAACAATTGAAGAGTTGATTTATACATTGGTCAAAACAATAAGTTGTGGCGGTAATATTCTAATCAATGTTGGACCGACTAAATATGGAAAATTGGTGCCTATTTTCGAAGAACGACTTGAACAACTGGGATCATGGCTCCAAATAAATGGCGAAGCAATCTATGAAACGAAGCCATGGCATAGACAAAATGATAGCATAGCATCTAATGTTTGGTATACACAACGTGGTGGTGATACTGTTTACGCTATTACACTTGGGTATCCAAAAAACGGTACTATCATCCTTGGTGATGttcattatgatcaaattgaatcgattcaaCTATTGGGCACTGATAAACGAGTACGAATTTCGCCAATAAAAGCAACTCATAATGAAACAGTCATTGAATTTCCTGATCTGAATCCCAATGATAAACCTCGTTATGCATttacattcaaaattcattacaaACAATGA